One segment of Brassica napus cultivar Da-Ae chromosome C3, Da-Ae, whole genome shotgun sequence DNA contains the following:
- the LOC106388529 gene encoding probable aquaporin NIP5-1: MSPPEAEMGAVAVTAPPTPGTPGGPLITGMRVDSMSFDHRKPIPPCKCLPVMGNPWGQHDTCFTDFPSPGVSLTRKLGAEFVGTFIVIFTATAGPIVNQKYDGAETLIGNAACAGLAVMIIILSTGHISGAHLNPSLTIAFAALRHFPWAHVPAYIAAQVSASVCASFALKAVFHPFMSGGVTVPSVSVGQAFALEFIISFILLFVVTAVATDTRAVGELAGIAVGATVMLNILVAGPSTGASMNPVRTLGPALASGNYRLLWVYLVAPTLGAISGAAVYTGVKLNDNVTDPPRQVRSFRR; this comes from the exons ATGTCTCCGCCAGAGGCTGAAATGGGTGCGGTGGCGGTGACGGCTCCGCCGACGCCAGGAACGCCGGGAGGACCGTTGATCACGGGGATGAGAGTTGATTCAATGTCGTTCGATCATCGGAAACCGATACCTCCATGCAAATGCTTGCCGGTGATGGGAAACCCTTGGGGTCAACACGACACGTGCTTCACCGATTTTCCCTCTCCTGGTGTCTCCCTTACTCGCAAG CTTGGGGCTGAGTTCGTGGGAACATTCATCGTGATATTCACCGCGACAGCCGGTCCAATCGTGAACCAGAAATACGACGGAGCTGAAACCCTAATCGGCAACGCGGCATGCGCAGGACTCGCAGTGATGATCATAATTCTCTCAACCGGTCACATATCAGGGGCTCACTTAAATCCATCACTGACTATAGCATTCGCAGCTCTACGACACTTTCCTTGGGCCCACGTACCTGCTTACATAGCAGCGCAAGTCTCAGCTTCCGTATGCGCTTCATTCGCACTCAAAGCAGTTTTCCATCCTTTCATGTCGGGAGGTGTGACTGTTCCGTCTGTTAGTGTTGGACAAGCCTTTGCTCTTGAGTTTATCATCAGTTTCATTCTCCTCTTTGTTGTTACTGCCGTTGCCACCGACACTCGTGCC GTTGGAGAATTGGCTGGTATAGCTGTTGGAGCCACTGTCATGCTCAACATTCTTGTCGCAGG gCCATCTACTGGTGCATCTATGAATCCCGTTAGGACTCTAGGACCAGCCCTTGCATCAGGAAACTATAGGTTACTTTGGGTTTATCTGGTAGCTCCTACACTTGGTGCAATATCTGGAGCAGCCGTGTACACAGGCGTCAAGCTTAACGATAACGTGACTGACCCACCGCGTCAGGTTAGAAGCTTCCGTCGTTAA